In Canis lupus familiaris isolate Mischka breed German Shepherd chromosome 23, alternate assembly UU_Cfam_GSD_1.0, whole genome shotgun sequence, the following are encoded in one genomic region:
- the RPL15 gene encoding 60S ribosomal protein L15, with the protein MGAYKYIQELWRKKQSDVMRFLLRVRCWQYRQLSALHRAPRPTRPDKARRLGYKAKQGYVIYRIRVRRGGRKRPVPKGATYGKPVHHGVNQLKFARSLQSVAEERAGRHCGALRVLNSYWVGEDSTYKFFEVILIDPFHKAIRRNPDTQWITKPVHKHREMRGLTSAGRKSRGLGKGHKFHHTIGGSRRAAWRRRNTLQLHRYR; encoded by the exons ATGGGTGCGTACAAGTACATCCAGGAGCtatggaggaagaagcagtccGACGTCATGCGCTTTCTTCTCCGGGTGCGCTGCTGGCAGTATCGCCAGCTCTCTGCGCTCCACAGGGCCCCCCGCCCAACCCGGCCCGATAAAGCGCGCAGACTGGGCTACAAGGCCAAGCAAG GTTATGTCATATATCGGATTCGTGTGCGTCGTGGTGGCCGCAAACGCCCAGTTCCTAAGGGTGCTACCTATGGCAAGCCTGTCCATCATGGTGTTAACCAGCTAAAGTTTGCCCGAAGCCTTCAGTCTGTTGCAGAG GAGCGAGCTGGACGCCACTGCGGAGCTCTGAGAGTCTTGAATTCTTATTGGGTTGGCGAAGATTCCACATACAAATTCTTTGAGGTTATCCTCATTGATCCATTCCATAAAGCTATCAGAAGAAATCCTGACACCCAGTGGATCACCAAACCAGTCCACAAACACAGGGAGATGCGAGGGCTGACCTCTGCAGGCCGCAAGAGTCGTGGCCTTGGGAAGGGTCACAAGTTCCACCACACTATTGGTGGTTCTCGCCGTGCGGCATGGAGAAGGCGCaatactctccagctccaccGTTACCGCTAA
- the NKIRAS1 gene encoding NF-kappa-B inhibitor-interacting Ras-like protein 1 isoform X2, with amino-acid sequence MGKGCKVVVCGLLSVGKTAILEQLLYGNHTIGMEDCETMEDVYMASVETDRGVKEQLHLYDTRGLQEGVELPKHYFSFADGFVLVYSVNNLESFQRVELLKKEIDKFKDKKEVAIVVLGNKIDLSEQRQVDAEVAQQWARSEKVRLWEVTVTDRRTLIEPFTLLASKLSQPQSKSSFPLPGRKNKGNSSSEN; translated from the exons ATGGGAAAGGGCTGCAAAGTTGTGGTCTGTGGCTTGTTATCTGTGGGGAAGACAGCAATTTTGGAGCAGCTCCTTTATGGGAATCATACTATTG GAATGGAAGATTGTGAAACAATGGAAGATGTTTATATGGCTTCAGTGGAAACGGATCGAGGAGTAAAGGAACAGTTACATCTTTATGACACCAGAGGCTTACAGGAAGGCGTAGAGCTACCAaagcattatttttcctttgctgatgGCTTTGTTCTTGTGTATAGTGTGAATAACCTTGAATCCTTTCAAAGAGTAGAGcttctgaagaaagaaattgataagTTTAAAGACAAAAAGGAG gtaGCAATTGTCGTATTAGGAAACAAAATCGACCTTTCTGAGCAGAGACAAGTGGATGCTGAGGTGGCACAGCAGTGGGCGAGAAGTGAGAAAGTACGCCTGTGGGAGGTAACGGTTACAGATCGGAGAACTCTGATTGAGCCATTCACTCTCTTAGCCAGCAAACTTTCCCAGCCCCAGAGCAAATCAAGCTTTCCTTTGCCTGGGAGGAAAAACAAAGGGAATTCTAGCTCGGAGAACTAA
- the NKIRAS1 gene encoding NF-kappa-B inhibitor-interacting Ras-like protein 1 isoform X3 has product MLIAFPGMEDCETMEDVYMASVETDRGVKEQLHLYDTRGLQEGVELPKHYFSFADGFVLVYSVNNLESFQRVELLKKEIDKFKDKKEVAIVVLGNKIDLSEQRQVDAEVAQQWARSEKVRLWEVTVTDRRTLIEPFTLLASKLSQPQSKSSFPLPGRKNKGNSSSEN; this is encoded by the exons ATGTTAATAGCCTTTCCAG GAATGGAAGATTGTGAAACAATGGAAGATGTTTATATGGCTTCAGTGGAAACGGATCGAGGAGTAAAGGAACAGTTACATCTTTATGACACCAGAGGCTTACAGGAAGGCGTAGAGCTACCAaagcattatttttcctttgctgatgGCTTTGTTCTTGTGTATAGTGTGAATAACCTTGAATCCTTTCAAAGAGTAGAGcttctgaagaaagaaattgataagTTTAAAGACAAAAAGGAG gtaGCAATTGTCGTATTAGGAAACAAAATCGACCTTTCTGAGCAGAGACAAGTGGATGCTGAGGTGGCACAGCAGTGGGCGAGAAGTGAGAAAGTACGCCTGTGGGAGGTAACGGTTACAGATCGGAGAACTCTGATTGAGCCATTCACTCTCTTAGCCAGCAAACTTTCCCAGCCCCAGAGCAAATCAAGCTTTCCTTTGCCTGGGAGGAAAAACAAAGGGAATTCTAGCTCGGAGAACTAA
- the NKIRAS1 gene encoding NF-kappa-B inhibitor-interacting Ras-like protein 1 isoform X1: protein MSGGWSSEFYQHTAYLMAAARRKGKSPSPTILFGLLPHSGEPLSGGRLRLPQPHGTCSSVQPAVGGARPGLGAASPLIPPPDPQDLSLRGWGGREGGSPREAAAGERPRPSCSREEAGRGRGSGGRSRGGIALPQRRCLWSLRSGCTVIYPDRRWERAAKLWSVACYLWGRQQFWSSSFMGIILLLKSMKKTWSQSDKLLEEIGVC from the exons ATGAGCGGCGGATGGAGCAGCGAATTCTACCAACACACAGCCTACCTGATGGCTGCCGCCAGACGGAAAGGAAAGAGCCCTTCTCCCACAATCCTTTTTGGGCTCCTCCCCCACAGCGGCGAGCCTCTTTCCGGTGGAAGGCTGCGGCTCCCACAGCCTCATGGGACATGTAGTTCGGTGCAGCCCGCGGTGGGCGGAGCTCGGCCGGGATTGGGCGCAGCCTCCCCTCTTATCCCGCCCCCCGATCCTCAGGATTTGAGTTTGAGAGGCTGGGGCGGCCGAGAGGGCGGCAGTCctcgggaggcggcggcgggcgagCGTCCAAGGCCGTCCTGCAGCCGGGAGGAGGCCGGTCGGGGGCGGGGCTCAGGGGGCCGAAGCCGGGGTGGAATCGCTCTGCCACAGCGCCGCTGTCTTTGGAGCCTGCGGAGCGGGTGTACAG TGATCTATCCTGACAGAAGATGGGAAAGGGCTGCAAAGTTGTGGTCTGTGGCTTGTTATCTGTGGGGAAGACAGCAATTTTGGAGCAGCTCCTTTATGGGAATCATACTATTG ttgaaatCTATGAAGAAAACCTGGTCTCAGTCAGATAAATTGTTGGAAGAAATAGGAGTATGTTAA